The following are encoded in a window of Phocoena phocoena chromosome 2, mPhoPho1.1, whole genome shotgun sequence genomic DNA:
- the ZDHHC22 gene encoding palmitoyltransferase ZDHHC22 has translation MLALRLLNVVAPAYFLCISLVTFVLQLFLFLPSMREDPSAARFFSPALLHGAFFLFLSTNALGNYVLVIQNSPDDLDACQGTAARRALCPPPSAHFCRVCARVTLRHDHHCFFTGNCIGSRNMRNFILFCLYTSLACLYSMVAGVAYISAVLSISFAHPLAFLTLLPTSISQFFSGAVLGPEMFVILMLYLWFAVGLACAGFCCHQLLLILRGQTRHQVRKGVAVKARPWRKNLQEVFGKRWLLGLLVPMFNVGSESCKQRDK, from the exons ATGCTGGCCCTGAGGCTGCTCAACGTGGTGGCCCCCGCCTACTTCCTGTGCATCTCCCTGGTGACCTTCGTGCTGcagctcttcctcttcctgcctaGTATGCGTGAGGACCCCTCTGCCGCACGGTTCTTCTCACCTGCGCTGCTCCACGGGGCATTCTTCCTGTTCCTCTCAACCAACGCCCTGGGTAATTACGTCCTGGTCATCCAGAACTCCCCAGACGACCTGGACGCCTGCCAGGGGACCGCAGCCAGGAGGGCCCTGTGCCCTCCGCCCAGCGCCCACTTCTGCCGAGTGTGCGCCAGAGTCACCCTGAGGCACGACCATCACTGTTTCTTCACCGGCAACTGCATCGGGAGCAGGAACATGCGCAACTTCATCCTGTTCTGCCTGTACACCTCCCTGGCCTGCCTCTACTCCATGGTGGCCGGCGTGGCCTACATCTCCGCAGTCCTTTCCATCTCCTTCGCCCACCCCCTGGCCTTCCTCACGCTCCTTCCCACCTCCATCAGCCAGTTCTTCTCCG GCGCTGTCCTTGGTCCTGAAATGTTCGTCATCCTCATGCTCTACCTCTGGTTTGCCGTCGGCCTGGCCTGCGCTGGCTTCTGCTGCCATCAGCTGCTGTTGATCCTCCGGGGGCAGACCCGCCACCAGGTGCGGAAGGGGGTGGCAGTGAAGGCCCGGCCTTGGCGCAAGAACTTACAGGAGGTCTTCGGAAAGAGGTGGCTCCTGGGCCTACTGGTTCCCATGTTCAATGTTGGGAGTGAGAGCTGCAAGCAGCGGGACAAGTAG
- the LOC136119127 gene encoding transmembrane protein 230-like has product MMQSRTNLATRIPCSKVKYSRLSSTEDGYIDLQFKKGPPKIALATVLPMVLFLIGAFLIIIGSLLLAGYISKGIFSYEGVDRAIPVLIIGILVFLLGFYHLHIACYAPKGYWGHSYDDMPDFDD; this is encoded by the exons ATGATGCAATCTCGTACCAACCTGGCTACCAGAATCCCCTGTAGTAAAGTGAAATACTCAAGGCTCTCCAGTACAGAGGATGGCTACATTGACCTTC AGTTTAAGAAAGGCCCTCCTAAGATTGCACTTGCTACggtgct ccctatggtgcTGTTTTTGATTGGTGCCTTTCTCATTATCATAGGCTCCCTCCTGCTGGCAGGCTATATTAGCAAAGGGATTTT TTCCTATGAGGGGGTAGACCGGGCCATTCCTGTCCTGATCATTGGCATCCTGGTGTTCCTGCTGGGATTTTACCACCTGCACATCGCCTGCTATGCACCCAAAGGCTACTGGGGACACTCCTACGATGACATGCCAGACTTTGATGACTAG